One window from the genome of Alnus glutinosa chromosome 13, dhAlnGlut1.1, whole genome shotgun sequence encodes:
- the LOC133854057 gene encoding ASI1-immunoprecipitated protein 3-like, whose product MRHRRFVQISTSDDDEEEEAPPRQQQQQPQLLNSEDKSQPRRKSLKRLKLAEEEEESKEKKRLKLAAEEEESKEKKRKKGREASEDEEEAEEAPQQEDAKPIGEPARFSGKGRGQRSHYKAFEFNNNRYELEDPVLLVPEDKEQKPYVAIIKDITQTKDGSMMVTGQWFYRPEEAEKKGGGSWQSSDTRELFYSFHRDEVPAESVMHKCVVHFVPIDKKLPDRKQHPGFIVQKVYDNVAKKLGKLTDSDYEEIRSTKYKSHASHSMK is encoded by the exons ATGAGGCACCGGAGGTTCGTGCAGATTTCGACGAGCGACGACGACGAGGAGGAGGAGGCGCCGCCGaggcagcagcagcagcagccacAGTTATTGAACTCCGAAGACAAGAGCCAGCCGCGGCGGAAGAGCCTGAAGCGCCTGAAGCTCgcggaggaggaagaggagtcGAAGGAGAAGAAGCGCCTGAAGCTCGCGGCGGAGGAAGAGGAGTCgaaggagaagaagaggaagaaggggAGGGAAGCGTCGGAGGACGAAGAGGAAGCAGAGGAGGCGCCGCAGCAGGAGGACGCCAAGCCGATCGGCGAGCCGGCGAGGTTCTCCGGGAAAGGGAGAGGCCAGAGAAGCCACTACAAGGCGTTCGAGTTCAACAACAACCGATACGAGCTG GAGGATCCTGTACTTCTAGTTCCTGAGGATAAGGAACAGAAGCCTTACGTGGCAATAATTAAG GATATTACTCAAACCAAAGATGGGAGCATGATGGTAACTGGGCAGTGGTTTTATCGCCCTGAAGAGGCTGAGAAAAAAGGTGGTGGAAGCTGGCAATCAAGTGATACAAGGGAGCTGTTTTACAGTTTCCATCGTGATGAGGTCCCAGCAGAATCTGTGATGCACAAGTGTGTGGTGCATTTTGTTCCCATAGACAAGAAGCTTCCAGATCGTAAACAGCATCCTGGTTTTATTGTACAAAAAGTGTATGACAATGTTGCAAAGAAACTGGGGAAACTGACTGATTCAGATTATGAAGAAATAAGGAGCACGAAATACAAGTCACATGCATCACATTCCATGAAATAG
- the LOC133854056 gene encoding ASI1-immunoprecipitated protein 3-like translates to MRYRRFAQISTSDDDEEAPPRKQQPQSLNSEDESQPRRKRLKRLKLAEEEEEPKEKKRQQKKRKKGREASEDEEEAEEEEPQQEDAKPIGEPARFSGKGRGRRSHYEAFEFDNNRYDLEDPVLLVPEDKQQKPYVAIIKDITQTKDGSMMVTGQWFYRPEEAEKKGGGSWQSSDTRELFYSFHRDEVPAESVMHKCVVHFVPIHKQLPNRKQHPGFIVQKVYDTVARKLWKLTDTDYEDNKQHEIDLLVQKTLSRLVDLPDIETEDTAADQEDQLKSKRALRRKNISPLDVSREEEATARSDQHLKSDTPGSCITNNSEYRCILANFKALTGENHRDICLEALLKGIQYMCNSVDSMDGDDKEKVSSDGIGNERENKCHEAANGSQEKSFLWPDAAVPSVTALERTAHEMFSSDLKYNQKMRSMVFNLKNNALLARRLLNGELEPSKILNMSPNELKEGLTTEETARTEPDESERMQMTDARCSRCSEFKVGVRDIIQAGHGERYQLECIACGHSWYASRDEASKLTIDASSTHGSVGTAPLATAKFEDVEKKLVSPRESDKPANDVYKKTSEAYMPVLDTQKSLGYDGAETPSVSSSIHGLLLEVVS, encoded by the exons ATGAGGTACCGGAGGTTCGCGCAGATTTCGACGAGCGACGACGACGAGGAGGCGCCGCCGAGAAAGCAGCAGCCACAGTCCTTGAACTCTGAAGATGAGAGCCAGCCGCGGCGGAAGCGCCTGAAGCGCCTGAAGCTCgcggaggaggaagaggagccGAAGGAGAAGAAGCGCCAgcagaagaagaggaagaaggggAGGGAAGCGTCGGAGGACGAAGAGGAAGCAGAGGAGGAGGAGCCGCAGCAGGAGGACGCCAAGCCGATTGGCGAGCCGGCGAGGTTCTCCGGGAAAGGGAGAGGCCGGAGGAGCCACTACGAGGCGTTCGAGTTCGACAACAACCGATACGATCTG GAGGATCCTGTACTTCTAGTTCCTGAGGATAAGCAACAGAAGCCTTACGTTGCAATAATTAAG GATATTACTCAGACCAAAGATGGGAGCATGATGGTAACTGGACAGTGGTTTTATCGCCCTGAAGAGGCTGAGAAAAAAGGTGGTGGAAGCTGGCAATCAAGTGATACAAGGGAGCTGTTTTACAGTTTCCATCGTGATGAGGTCCCAGCAGAATCTGTGATGCACAAGTGTGTGGTGCATTTTGTTCCCATACACAAGCAGCTTCCAAATCGTAAACAGCATCCTGGTTTTATTGTACAAAAAGTGTATGACACTGTTGCACGGAAACTGTGGAAACTGACTGATACAGACTATGAAGATAATAAGCAGCATGAGATTGATCTTCTTGTTCAGAAAACTCTATCACGTTTAGTGGATCTTCCTGACATTGAAACTGAAGATACCGCTGCTGATCAAGAAGATCAGCTTAAGAGTAAACGAGCTTTAAGGAGAAAGAACATTTCACCTCTTGATGTTTCAAGGGAGGAAGAAGCAACAGCAAGGTCTGATCAGCATCTAAAATCTGACACACCTGGAAGCTGTATAACTAATAACTCAGAATACCGCTGTATTTTAGCCAATTTCAAGGCATTGACTGGAGAGAACCATCGTGATATATGCCTAGAGGCACTTCTTAAAGGAATTCAATACATGTGCAATTCTGTCGACAGCATGGATGGAGATGACAAAGAAAAAGTTAGTTCTGATGGCATTGGCAATGAAAGAGAGAATAAGTGTCACGAAGCTGCAAATGGATCTCAAGAAAAGTCTTTTCTCTGGCCAGATGCTGCTGTTCCATCTGTAACTGCTCTTGAGAGGACCGCCCATGAAATGTTTTCCTCAGATCTGAAGTATAACCAAAAGATGCGATCAATGGTGTTTAATCTCAAG AACAATGCATTACTGGCCCGGCGTCTTCTAAATGGAGAATTGGAACCATCGAAAATACTGAACATGTCACCGAATGAGTTAAAG GAGGGTTTAACAACGGAGGAAACAGCAAGAACGGAGCCTGATGAGTCAGAGCGCATGCAG ATGACGGATGCTCGTTGCTCAAGATGCAGTGAGTTTAAAGTTGGTGTAAGAGACATTATCCAAGCAGGACATGGAGAGCGCTATCAG TTGGAGTGTATTGCCTGCGGCCATTCCTGGTATGCCTCTAGGGATGAGGCATCCAAACTGACAATAGATGCATCGAGTACCCATGGAAGCGTCGGCACGGCCCCTTTGGCCACTGCCaaatttgaagatgtagagaagAAGCTGGTGAGTCCCCGTGAATCTGACAAGCCAGCCAATGACGTTTACAAGAAAACAAGTGAAGCATACATGCCTGTCCTGGATACACAGAAATCACTTG GTTACGATGGTGCTGAGACCCCTTCTGTTTCCAGTTCTATTCACGGTTTGCTGTTAGAAGTGGTTTCATGA
- the LOC133853632 gene encoding uncharacterized protein LOC133853632 isoform X1: MGIGLLSMGLEMELEFDKSCKIGLSPNTVLPSHRRCSNVAKGNTKGKPMRKDDVLSLKEDFIEINVGHFRSSSCKSIPSRPVGVEGNIELKRGSIYQTSKEVRKMKKIGSVEGGRNIEMSRSSDNSFSFRIVDSLCGSDEEDLKKRSPVISPDQKFSLTDVSEPYAEPCSSDGFVGICLNSNDMDKPAGALGKDSVDLKFRSDEAVRTFHKSLSAKVEMPHSPSTSESDYSSRASSKSRFSPIRKMFDPFKKSKSLRSPLGCIVESGGLKTSGTTNMRSRTSRKSLLHDFSNAEKLSELNPQFVERERHHSVVACSPVHLHGYLKLEYKHGVPFFEFSLKCPEDVFVAKTWKTDNAFNWVYTFHSIDGRKKSNVSGWRWNSSEKDSSMVGQMQVSCYLCSELKGGGVVDNSVVTEFVLYDIAHARQSVAALENGNPDADKAVKGSNPGLVKETFDDDRSAPVKLKLQQRQASEKGDFGCSNSYPWSSAELHPDLEIAAIVMQVPLEKRESFTYKGGDKVTEKVIPNLLNRSMIEQRKKDRHDSRSPEKVKVLVPTGNHGLPSAESRGPSSLLDRWRLGGGCDCGGWDMSCPLTVLGNPCVQCAGDRPLLDNQQPLELHVQGAKENTPALTMTFVEEGEYAVDFHAQLSTLQAFSICVAILHGTEASTDARKDRNKQLSQSNSLKVLIDDGVELLIEAVTNEEKTKVTKMVKEIPPSYVLNPPFSPISRV, encoded by the exons ATGGG GATTGGGCTTTTATCAATGGGACTAGAGATGGAGTTGGAGTTTGATAAAAGTTGCAAGATTGGTCTGAGTCCTAACACTGTTCTTCCATCTCATCGACGTTGCTCCAATGTTGCAAAGGGAAACACAAAAGGGAAACCAATGCGTAAAGATGATGTACTGAGCCTAAAGGAAGACTTCATAGAGATAAACGTTGGTCACTTTCGTAGTTCTTCTTGTAAAAGCATTCCATCTAGACCCGTTGGAGTGGAAGGTAACATTGAGCTCAAGCGAGGTTCCATTTATCAAACTTCCAAAGAGGtaaggaaaatgaagaaaataggCTCTGTTGAGGGAGGGAGAAATATTGAAATGTCTCGTAGTAGTGACAACTCTTTCTCTTTTAGAATTGTTGACTCATTATGTGGTTCAGATGAGGAAGACCTGAAGAAGAGATCTCCGGTGATATCTCCGGATCAGAAATTTAGTCTGACAGATGTTAGCGAGCCTTATGCAGAGCCATGCTCATCAGATGGCTTTGTTGGAATTTGTCTGAATTCAAATGACATGGATAAACCTGCTGGTGCTCTGGGGAAAGATTCAGTGGATCTAAAGTTTCGAAGTGATGAAGCGGTTCGCACATTCCACAAGTCGCTCTCTGCGAAGGTGGAAATGCCGCATTCGCCTTCAACATCCGAAAGTGATTACTCCTCCAGAGCCAGCTCGAAGTCCAGATTCAGCCCCATCAGAAAGATGTTTGATCCATTCAAGAAGTCCAAATCTTTGCGAAGTCCTTTAGGTTGCATAGTGGAATCTGGTGGACTAAAAACATCTGGGACAACGAACATGAGGAGCAGAACATCTAGGAAATCTTTGCTGCATGATTTCTCAAATGCAGAAAAGTTATCAGAACTTAATCCTCAGTttgtcgagagagagagacaccaTTCAGTTGTTGCATGTTCACCAGTTCACCTACATGGCTACCTCAAGTTGGAATACAAACATGGGGTGCCATTTTTCGAGTTCTCTTTGAAGTGCCCAGAAGATGTTTTTGTGGCCAAGACATGGAAGACGGATAATGCTTTTAATTGGGTTTATACATTCCACTCCATTGATGGTAGAAAGAAGAGCAATGTCAGCGGATGGAGATGGAACAGCAGTGAAAAAGATTCCTCCATGGTGGGACAGATGCAAGTTTCCTGTTATTTATGTTCAGAACTAAAAGGTGGTGGAGTTGTTGACAATTCTGTGGTGACAGAGTTTGTATTGTACGATATTGCACATGCGAGACAAAGTGTTGCAGCCCTAGAAAATGGTAACCCTGATGCTGATAAAGCTGTCAAAGGTTCTAATCCAGGCTTGGTTAAGGAAACTTTCGACGATGATAGGTCTGCTCCAGTGAAGCTTAAACTACAACAAAGACAAGCCTCTGAGAAAGGTGATTTTGGTTGTTCAAATTCCTACCCTTGGTCCTCTGCAGAATTGCATCCAGACCTTGAAATTGCAGCCATTGTTATGCAAGTCCCattagaaaagagagagagctttACATACAAGGGCGGGGATAAGGTTACTGAGAAAGTGATCCCAAACCTACTTAATCGTTCTATGATTGAGCAGAGGAAAAAGGACCGCCATGACAGCAGAAGTCCAGAAAAAGTGAAGGTGTTAGTTCCAACTGGAAACCATGGCTTGCCAAGTGCTGAAAGTCGGGGCCCTTCATCATTATTAGATCGATGGAGATTAGGTGGAGGCTGTGACTGTGGTGGCTGGGACATGTCCTGTCCCCTCACTGTTTTAGGCAATCCATGTGTTCAATGTGCTGGAGATCGACCACTACTGGACAATCAGCAGCCTTTGGAGCTTCATGTTCAG GGAGCGAAAGAGAATACACCGGCACTGACCATGACTTTTGTTGAAGAGGGAGAGTATGCAGttgattttcatgcacaattaTCCACATTACAAGCATTCTCCATTTGTGTTGCCATTTTGCATGGCACAGAAGCTTCCACTGATGCCAGGAAGGACAGAAACAAACAGTTATCTCAAAGCAATTCATTGAAAGTGCTTATTGATGATGGAGTGGAACTTTTGATTGAAGCAGTCACTAATGAGGAAAAGACAAAAGTCACTAAGATGGTAAAAGAAATCCCACCGTCTTATGTGCTTAACCCACCCTTTTCGCCAATTTCTCGAGTATAG
- the LOC133853632 gene encoding uncharacterized protein LOC133853632 isoform X2, with the protein MGLEMELEFDKSCKIGLSPNTVLPSHRRCSNVAKGNTKGKPMRKDDVLSLKEDFIEINVGHFRSSSCKSIPSRPVGVEGNIELKRGSIYQTSKEVRKMKKIGSVEGGRNIEMSRSSDNSFSFRIVDSLCGSDEEDLKKRSPVISPDQKFSLTDVSEPYAEPCSSDGFVGICLNSNDMDKPAGALGKDSVDLKFRSDEAVRTFHKSLSAKVEMPHSPSTSESDYSSRASSKSRFSPIRKMFDPFKKSKSLRSPLGCIVESGGLKTSGTTNMRSRTSRKSLLHDFSNAEKLSELNPQFVERERHHSVVACSPVHLHGYLKLEYKHGVPFFEFSLKCPEDVFVAKTWKTDNAFNWVYTFHSIDGRKKSNVSGWRWNSSEKDSSMVGQMQVSCYLCSELKGGGVVDNSVVTEFVLYDIAHARQSVAALENGNPDADKAVKGSNPGLVKETFDDDRSAPVKLKLQQRQASEKGDFGCSNSYPWSSAELHPDLEIAAIVMQVPLEKRESFTYKGGDKVTEKVIPNLLNRSMIEQRKKDRHDSRSPEKVKVLVPTGNHGLPSAESRGPSSLLDRWRLGGGCDCGGWDMSCPLTVLGNPCVQCAGDRPLLDNQQPLELHVQGAKENTPALTMTFVEEGEYAVDFHAQLSTLQAFSICVAILHGTEASTDARKDRNKQLSQSNSLKVLIDDGVELLIEAVTNEEKTKVTKMVKEIPPSYVLNPPFSPISRV; encoded by the exons ATGGGACTAGAGATGGAGTTGGAGTTTGATAAAAGTTGCAAGATTGGTCTGAGTCCTAACACTGTTCTTCCATCTCATCGACGTTGCTCCAATGTTGCAAAGGGAAACACAAAAGGGAAACCAATGCGTAAAGATGATGTACTGAGCCTAAAGGAAGACTTCATAGAGATAAACGTTGGTCACTTTCGTAGTTCTTCTTGTAAAAGCATTCCATCTAGACCCGTTGGAGTGGAAGGTAACATTGAGCTCAAGCGAGGTTCCATTTATCAAACTTCCAAAGAGGtaaggaaaatgaagaaaataggCTCTGTTGAGGGAGGGAGAAATATTGAAATGTCTCGTAGTAGTGACAACTCTTTCTCTTTTAGAATTGTTGACTCATTATGTGGTTCAGATGAGGAAGACCTGAAGAAGAGATCTCCGGTGATATCTCCGGATCAGAAATTTAGTCTGACAGATGTTAGCGAGCCTTATGCAGAGCCATGCTCATCAGATGGCTTTGTTGGAATTTGTCTGAATTCAAATGACATGGATAAACCTGCTGGTGCTCTGGGGAAAGATTCAGTGGATCTAAAGTTTCGAAGTGATGAAGCGGTTCGCACATTCCACAAGTCGCTCTCTGCGAAGGTGGAAATGCCGCATTCGCCTTCAACATCCGAAAGTGATTACTCCTCCAGAGCCAGCTCGAAGTCCAGATTCAGCCCCATCAGAAAGATGTTTGATCCATTCAAGAAGTCCAAATCTTTGCGAAGTCCTTTAGGTTGCATAGTGGAATCTGGTGGACTAAAAACATCTGGGACAACGAACATGAGGAGCAGAACATCTAGGAAATCTTTGCTGCATGATTTCTCAAATGCAGAAAAGTTATCAGAACTTAATCCTCAGTttgtcgagagagagagacaccaTTCAGTTGTTGCATGTTCACCAGTTCACCTACATGGCTACCTCAAGTTGGAATACAAACATGGGGTGCCATTTTTCGAGTTCTCTTTGAAGTGCCCAGAAGATGTTTTTGTGGCCAAGACATGGAAGACGGATAATGCTTTTAATTGGGTTTATACATTCCACTCCATTGATGGTAGAAAGAAGAGCAATGTCAGCGGATGGAGATGGAACAGCAGTGAAAAAGATTCCTCCATGGTGGGACAGATGCAAGTTTCCTGTTATTTATGTTCAGAACTAAAAGGTGGTGGAGTTGTTGACAATTCTGTGGTGACAGAGTTTGTATTGTACGATATTGCACATGCGAGACAAAGTGTTGCAGCCCTAGAAAATGGTAACCCTGATGCTGATAAAGCTGTCAAAGGTTCTAATCCAGGCTTGGTTAAGGAAACTTTCGACGATGATAGGTCTGCTCCAGTGAAGCTTAAACTACAACAAAGACAAGCCTCTGAGAAAGGTGATTTTGGTTGTTCAAATTCCTACCCTTGGTCCTCTGCAGAATTGCATCCAGACCTTGAAATTGCAGCCATTGTTATGCAAGTCCCattagaaaagagagagagctttACATACAAGGGCGGGGATAAGGTTACTGAGAAAGTGATCCCAAACCTACTTAATCGTTCTATGATTGAGCAGAGGAAAAAGGACCGCCATGACAGCAGAAGTCCAGAAAAAGTGAAGGTGTTAGTTCCAACTGGAAACCATGGCTTGCCAAGTGCTGAAAGTCGGGGCCCTTCATCATTATTAGATCGATGGAGATTAGGTGGAGGCTGTGACTGTGGTGGCTGGGACATGTCCTGTCCCCTCACTGTTTTAGGCAATCCATGTGTTCAATGTGCTGGAGATCGACCACTACTGGACAATCAGCAGCCTTTGGAGCTTCATGTTCAG GGAGCGAAAGAGAATACACCGGCACTGACCATGACTTTTGTTGAAGAGGGAGAGTATGCAGttgattttcatgcacaattaTCCACATTACAAGCATTCTCCATTTGTGTTGCCATTTTGCATGGCACAGAAGCTTCCACTGATGCCAGGAAGGACAGAAACAAACAGTTATCTCAAAGCAATTCATTGAAAGTGCTTATTGATGATGGAGTGGAACTTTTGATTGAAGCAGTCACTAATGAGGAAAAGACAAAAGTCACTAAGATGGTAAAAGAAATCCCACCGTCTTATGTGCTTAACCCACCCTTTTCGCCAATTTCTCGAGTATAG
- the LOC133853659 gene encoding uncharacterized protein LOC133853659, producing MVGCSKPPRSDQPSIKYRSIPVKGVSFALADFVHEGYSPTLCDNRSKQGNKISEPKSPEILTTAQLISAVGQIWDCASHPLAFFQAKKSLNYNDKDFEKEEILGNLGVEGNGRVPTSADSNCLCLEITTAGHISPMVHPNSDYPKGTQKMSIFDSCSENYTRSLFWSFLQGHNNMSNELWREKGLSSLKISYELGNIYGWRNEIIPPGVKHPVKRTEIENKITSERCISGDITNPAGSCISGDMASPANFSGRNYDLLKCKDSLSLNTVNSAINATETTSLCKDYFLGSIWDSPADGGVSRCPSSSIYADYHINSLASCNSAFEECQCKTGGNELPENNRKQSQISVIEDECRMQVNASAPQKPQYVLAKQEHAFAGALSGIFVSLCLHPVDTVKTVIQSCRAEQKSICNIGKSIVSDRGLTGLYRGIATNIASSAPISAVYTFTYESVKGALLPLFPKEYYSFAHCMAGGCASVATSFIFTPSERIKQQMQVGSHYQNCWSALVGIIGNGGLRSLYAGWGAVLCRNVPHSIIKFYTYESLKQMMLSSGQNNPPISTLQTLVCGGLAGSTAALFTTPFDVVKTRLQTQIPGSMSQYDSVFHALREIGKNEGLQGLYRGLTPRLVMYMSQGAIFFASYEFFKRVFCLDVSQHNVQRITHNQSTEDDTSLKIPILSASSSSSSSSSSSSSKLHSLHS from the exons ATGGTTGGGTGTAGTAAACCACCTAGAAGTGATCAACCTTCAATCAAATACAGGTCTATCCCAGTCAAGGGGGTCTCCTTTGCGCTTGCTGATTTTGTTCATGAAGGATATTCCCCCACCCTCTGTGACAATAGAAGTAAGCAAGGCAATAAAATATCTGAACCCAAGTCCCCAGAGATATTGACTACAGCTCAGCTTATCTCAGCAGTTGGTCAGATATGGGATTGTGCAAGTCATCCTCTTGCTTTTTTCCAAGCTAAGAAGAGCTTGAATTACAATGACAAAGACTTCGAGAAAGAGGAAATATTGGGTAATCTGGGTGTGGAAGGAAATGGCAGGGTACCTACTTCAGCTGATAGTAATTGCCTTTGTCTTGAAATAACGACTGCTGGCCATATTTCACCCATGGTGCATCCAAACTCAGATTATCCTAAAGGAACCCAGAAGATGTCAATATTTGATAGTTGTAGTGAAAATTATACTCGTTCATTATTCTGGAGTTTTCTGCAAGGTCATAATAACATGTCTAATGAATTGTGGCGGGAAAAGGGGCTTTCAAGTCTAAAAATATCTTATGAGTTGGGAAATATATATGGATGGAGGAATGAAATCATTCCTCCTGGAGTGAAGCATCCTGTGAAACGTACTGAAATTGAGAACAAGATAACTAGTGAGAGATGCATTTCGGGAGATATAACTAACCCGGCAGGCAGCTGTATTTCAGGAGATATGGCTAGTCCTGCAAACTTTTCTGGCCGTAATTATGATTTACTCAAATGTAAAGATTCACTTTCACTTAATACTGTAAATTCAGCAATAAATGCAACAGAAACGACCTCTCTGTGTAAAGATTATTTCCTTGGGTCAATCTGGGATAGTCCGGCAGATGGTGGTGTTTCAAGGTGCCCAAGTTCCAGTATATATGCAGACTATCATATTAACTCTTTGGCTTCGTGTAATAGTGCATTTGAAGAATGCCAATGTAAGACTGGTGGTAATGAACTTCCTGAGAACAACAGAAAACAGTCTCAAATTTCTGTTATCGAGGATGAATGTAGAATGCAAGTTAACGCTTCAGCACCACAAAAACCTCAATATGTCCTTGCCAAGCAAGAGCATGCCTTTGCAGGGGCATTGTCTGGTATATTTGTTAGCCTTTGTCTACATCCTGTTGATACGGTTAAGACAGTCATTCAATCTTGCCGTGCAGAGCAGAAGTCTATCTGTAACATTGGAAAGTCAATTGTTTCTGATAGAG GTTTAACTGGACTTTATCGTGGAATTGCTACCAATATTGCATCTTCGGCTCCAATTTCTGCAGTTTACACTTTCACATATGAATCAGTTAAAGGAGCTCTGCTTCCTCTTTTCCCAAAG GAGTATTACTCTTTTGCCCATTGCATGGCAGGTGGTTGTGCAAGCGTTGcgacttcttttatttttactccTAGTGAGCGTATAAAGCAGCAGATGCAAGTCGGCTCACACTATCAGAACTGCTG gAGTGCATTAGTTGGAATTATTGGAAATGGTGGTTTACGGTCATTGTATGCTGGGTGGGGAGCAGTACTCTGTAGGAATGTTCCTCACTCAATTATCAAG TTCTACACATATGAGAGCCTGAAGCAAATGATGTTGTCATCAGGACAAAATAATCCTCCAATTAGCACATTGCAAACG TTAGTTTGTGGAGGACTGGCTGGATCTACTGCTGCTTTGTTCACTACTCCTTTCGATGTAGTGAAGACGAGATTACAGACACAG ATTCCAGGATCCATGAGCCAATATGACAGTGTGTTTCATGCCCTTCGAGAAATAGGCAAGAACGAAGGCTTGCAAGGCCTCTACAG GGGATTGACTCCAAGATTGGTCATGTATATGTCTCAAGGAGCCATCTTCTTTGCATCATATGAATTCTTCAAGAGGGTATTTTGTTTAGATGTGTCACAACATAATGTCCAAAGAATAACACACAACCAAAGCACAGAAGATGATACATCATTAAAAATACCAATCCTGTCagcatcatcatcttcatcatcctcctcctcctcgtcATCATCAAAACTGCACAGTCTACATTCATGA